In one Phalacrocorax carbo chromosome 16, bPhaCar2.1, whole genome shotgun sequence genomic region, the following are encoded:
- the CRLF3 gene encoding cytokine receptor-like factor 3: MEAEAETRLLLQEARESIEAARSYRRELEQRLRGLHQARKQIRESATLTRDVLEQHFNDLKGTLKKLLDERLMSLLQEVDAIEQESIKPLDECQKLIEHGVSTADDLLREGESAVHGDAGQQNEKLCSFTEKALHIQLDSLPEVPSLVDVPCLSAQLDDCLLTILKNQIFRHGTVASRPPVQLEEFVEKPGGILVRWCKVDDDFIPQDYRLQYRKSTASHFEDVYVGSETEFIVLHIDPNVDYQFRVCARGDGRQEWSPWSVPQIGCTTLVPHEWTTGLEGYSLSSRRNIALRNDSQSCGVLYSKAPTYFCGQTLTFRIETVGQPDRRDSLGVCVEQQNGYDSLQRDKAVCISTNGAVFVNGKEMTNQLPAVTSGSTVTFDMEAVQLGPSSSEGGNFKLRVTISSNNREVVFDWVLDQCCVSLYFGCSFSYPGWKVLVF; this comes from the exons ATGGAGGCCGAGGCCGAGACGCGGCTCCTCTTGCAGGAGGCTCGGGAGAGCATCGAGGCGGCGCGGAGCTACCGGCGGGAGCTGGAGCAGCGGCTGCGGGGGCTGCACCAGGCGCGGAAGCAG ATCAGAGAAAGTGCAACATTGACCAGAGATGTACTTGAGCAACATTTTAATGATTTGAAAGGGACCCTAAAGAAGCTGTTGGATGAGCGACTGATGTCACTGCTGCAGGAAGTGGATGCTATAGAACAAGAAAGCATCAAACCCTTGGATGAATGCCAGAAGCTAATAGAGCATGGAGTCAGCACAGCTGATGATCTGCTCCGGGAAG GAGAGAGCGCAGTCCATGGAGATGCGGGACAACAGAATGAGAAACTGTGCAGCTTTACAGAAAAAGCTTTACATATTCAGCTAGATAG CTTACCAGAAGTGCCCTCCTTGGTTGACGTGCCTTGTTTATCTGCCCAGTTGGATGACTGCCTTCTTactatattaaaaaaccaaatattCAGACATGGAACTGTGGCATCTCGCCCACCTGTACAGCTAGAGGAATTCGTTGAGAAGCCTGGAGGTATTTTAGTTCGATGGTGTAAG GTGGATGATGACTTCATACCACAAGATTACAGACTGCAATATCGTAAGAGTACTGCCAGTCACTTTGAAGATGTGTATGTCGGCTCGGAGACAGAGTTCATAGTGCTGCATATTGATCCTAACGTTGATTACCAGTTCAGAGTCTGTGCCCGAGGAGATGGACGGCAAGAGTGGAGTCCGTGGAGCGTTCCTCAGATCGGCTGTACCACGCTAGTTCCCCATG aatggACAACTGGTTTGGAGGGTTACAGCTTGAGCAGTCGAAGAAACATAGCACTTCGAAATGATTCTCAGTCATGCGGTGTGCTCTACTCCAAAGCTCCTACTTATTTCTGTGGGCAAACATTAACATTCAG AATTGAAACTGTGGGACAGCCAGACAGACGGGACAGCCTGGGAGTGTGTGTGGAGCAGCAGAACGGCTATGATTCTTTGCAGCGGGATAAGGCTGTGTGCATTAGCACAAATG GGGCAGTATTTGTAAATGGAAAAGAGATGACAAACCAGCTGCCTGCTGTTACTTCTGGATCAACTGTGACGTTTGACATGGAAGCTGTGCAGTTAGGGCCTTCCAGCAGCGAGGGAGGAAACTTCAAGCTTAGAGTAACCATCAGCTCAAACAACAGAGAAGTGGTCTTTGACTGGGTACTTGATCAGTGCTGTGTCTCTTTGTATTTTGGATGTTCATTTTCATACCCAGGCTGGAAAGTTTTGGTGTTTTAG